Part of the Bacteroidia bacterium genome, AGGCATAGAAGAAGTAGGTAAGTCAATTGCTATGCAGATTGCTGCGCTTAATCCGATTGCTATTGATGAAACTTCTGTTCCCAAAGAAATTATAGACCGCGAACTTGAAATTGGCAGAGAATTAGCTCGCCAAGAAGGTAAGCCTGAAAATATAATAGAAAAAATTGCACAAGGTAAGTTGCAAAAATTCTTCAAAGAAGCTACCTTGCTTCAACAAGAGTTTGTCAAGGATAACGGCAAAACTGTGCTTAAATACTTACAGGAGTTTGATCCTAACTTGAAAGTAGTAGCATTTAGGCGTGTACAGCTTGGCGCTAAGTAAAAAGTTTAGGTTTATTGTGAGATATAATGATGAAGTAGGTTTTTTCGCCCCGAGAAGCGGGGCGAAAAAACTAAATAGAGCACTCTAAAAAACCATTACCATTACCTTTTTCTTTTTAAAAAATGTCAAAAACCTCCTTTTCTCTGCTCAAAGAATTGTGTAGTATTCCTGCTCCTTCGGGCAGCGAATATGTACTAACGGATTGGTTAATGAACTACCTTCAAAATTATGCGAAGAAATGGAAATGTGTACCCAAAGTGCACATTTTTCAGGATTGTTTAGTTTGGGTATTTGGCAAACCAAAAGCAGCCATTTTTACACACATAGATAGTACTGGCTTTACAGTAGGATACCAAAATGAACTTATTCCTATTGGTTCACCTGAATATGAAACAGGCATTATGCTCGTGGGACAGGATAGCAAAGGTAAAATTGAAGCCCCTATTTTGCTATCGGAGAGTGAAGAAAGACTGTTTTTGAATTTTGAACGCTTAGTAGACAGAGGTACAACACTAACTTTCAAACCTGTTTGGCAAGAAAGAAAAGACACACTACAATGCTGCTACATAGATAACCGCGCAGGTTTATGGGTAACTCTGCAATTATGTCAAAATTTAGAAAATGGAATAATTGTGTTCTCTTGCTATGAGGAGCATGGGGGAGGTACAGTAGGCTTTTTAGCCCATTTTATTCAGAAGCACTATGGAATTGAGCAAGCGCTAATATGTGATATTACATGGGCTACAGAAGGAGTTCAACTTGGAAAAGGTGTAGCTATTAGTTTACGAGATAGATATATTCCACGAAGAAGATATTTAGATAAAATTCTCAATTTAGCCCATAGATCGGGTATTCCGTTTCAGTTAGAAGTAGAGCAAGCAGGTGGATCAGATGGATCAGAAATTCAGCGCAGCCCTGTTTTAATGGATTGGTGCTTTATAGGCGCTCCCGAGCAAAATGTACATGCGTACAATGAACTCATACATAAAAAAGACCTTATTGCTATGTTGGAAATGTACAAATACCTTATGAATGAGCTATAACACAAAATATATGCTGCTGAACCTTTTTTATGTATCTTTGGGCAGTCTTTTCCGTACACTACGGACTGAAAACTATGTTTGAAAAGAGCAAATTTGCAGATAAATCAAAAGACCGAGATCTTCATCAGTTAGAAATGACCCCTGAAATGATGAAGCAATTAGAATTGGAAACCAGTCTTTTTCTCAATGAGTTAGAAAGACCTACTACAAAAGAAAAAGAACCTAGTTTTCTTAATTTTACCACAGTTTTAGCATTAGCTACGGCAATTATGGGTGCTTTGATTTTATTTACAGGCTTGTTAGGTTCGCAAACGTATGTAGGTATCACCTTAGCTCTAACCGTGATTACAGGAATTAGTTTTTTAGTACAGGTTTTGACTGTTCCACCCCCCCGTAAAAAAGAAAAGTATAAAGTATTAAGTGATGGCAGAAAAGTAGTCTATAACGAAAAAACAGGTAGCTATGTATTAGAATCGGATTTAGCAAAATATAAAGGCAGACCGATTAAATTTGGTACAAGTAAGCACAACAGAAAAATATTTGGCTTAGCAGGTGGTATTGCCAACTATTTTGGTTTAGATGTGGGATTGGTCAGAGCTTTGATGGTTATCGGAATTTTTTTAACCAATGGGCTGATTATACCTGCTTATATTTTTTTAAGTGCTTTGCTTAATGATGAAAAATACGCAGATGATAAATAGAGCTTTATGTTTCAAAAAATTAGGTTTTTTCTCCAAAGTGCTTATCAAAAGGGATATGCCTTTACCGAGAAAAAGCTAAGCCAACTGTACATAGATAAAAGACATGCCATTTCAGTATGGGATGTAGTACAGCTGGCATACAATGACACTCGTGAACAAGACATCAGCACGCGTGCAGCGGCTTTGGCGTACAATTATTTTTTCGCTATGTTCCCTGCTCTGATATTCTTATTTACCTTAATTCCATTTTTACCGCACATTGTACCAGGGCTATCTGCCCAAAAAATGAACCAAGAAGTTTTGGATAATCTCAAACAAATTCTACCCAAAGAGGTCTTTACTTGGATGGAAGAAACAATAAAAGACATTATCACTCATAAGCAGGGCAATTTACTTTCAATTGGCGCTATCATGACCCTTTACATGTCCACGCGAGGCATCACTACTTTAATGAGTACTTTTAGAGTGAAGCACGAACTCTACTATACCCGAAATTACATTCAAAACAAACTTACTGCTATCAGCATAACGGCTATACTTTTCACACTTTTTATTATTATGACTTTGCTTTTAGTTTTTTGGCAATATACCATTATTCCTTTTTTAAGCAAGCAAGGTACAAATAGACAATTGCTTTATCTCATTTTACTTATTCTGAACTGGTCGGTAATTTTTGGTTTTATATATCTTTCGCTTTGTTTAATCTATTACATTGGACCTGCTAAAAAGGGCAATCGTAAATTTTTTTCCGTAGGAGCAGGTTTAAGCACTGTACTTATCACGCTGTCTAGTGTAGGTTTCAAGATATTTTTGAGCTATTCCACTAGCTATAATAAGATATATGGCTCATTGGCTACGTTGATTATTGTTTTGATTTGGTTTTATACAATGGGCTACATTTTGATATTAGGTTTTGAGGTCAATCATTTTATGGACATTTACGAGCAGGAGCAGCAAAAGCGAAAGAAAGAAATTGTGCAAGTTTTTTGATAATCTTAGTTTTGATTTCAAAGCTATTTGCATACAGGTTTGAAAGAATTTTTTAGTTTTTTTGGGCGTGCCCCTTGCTAACGCAAGGGTCGGGGCATTCCGCACTGCGCTTCGCTTCGGTACTTCGCTAACGCTTCGTACTGCCCTTGCGGGCATGCTCCATGCCCCTCACGCAGATGACCTGTGCAGTTATGTCTTTACCTTGTTTAAGCTTGAAGTACAAGGACTTACAAGCTAAAACTTTGTATAAGTTACAGAGAAACGAATTTTTCAGAGATCCTTTGCGTGAGGCATGCGAAGGGCGTGCGTCAGCACGGTGCGGAGCGAAGCGTAGCACCGAAGCGTTAGCGTAGCCCGTAGCACGCCGACCTTGTGGGCATGAGCGCAGCGAATGCCCACAAGGGCACGCCCAAAAAATAAAGTTTATTGATAAAAGTATTACCTTTGCAACTTTATCAGTCATATTGTAGTTTATTTTACATCATTTTTCAGAAATCCGTTATGCAAGCTAAAATTGAACCAGGCAAACTACTTAAAAGTATTGATTATCCCGAAGACCTTCGCAAACTACCCCAAGAAAAGCTGCTACAAGTCTGCGAAGAACTCCGCCAATTTATCATTGACATAGTTTCTGTATATGGCGGACACTTTGGCGCAAGCTTGGGCGTAGTAGAGCTGACCGTAGCCCTGCATTACGTATTTAACACACCTTACGAT contains:
- a CDS encoding YihY/virulence factor BrkB family protein, yielding MFQKIRFFLQSAYQKGYAFTEKKLSQLYIDKRHAISVWDVVQLAYNDTREQDISTRAAALAYNYFFAMFPALIFLFTLIPFLPHIVPGLSAQKMNQEVLDNLKQILPKEVFTWMEETIKDIITHKQGNLLSIGAIMTLYMSTRGITTLMSTFRVKHELYYTRNYIQNKLTAISITAILFTLFIIMTLLLVFWQYTIIPFLSKQGTNRQLLYLILLILNWSVIFGFIYLSLCLIYYIGPAKKGNRKFFSVGAGLSTVLITLSSVGFKIFLSYSTSYNKIYGSLATLIIVLIWFYTMGYILILGFEVNHFMDIYEQEQQKRKKEIVQVF
- a CDS encoding aminopeptidase — encoded protein: MSKTSFSLLKELCSIPAPSGSEYVLTDWLMNYLQNYAKKWKCVPKVHIFQDCLVWVFGKPKAAIFTHIDSTGFTVGYQNELIPIGSPEYETGIMLVGQDSKGKIEAPILLSESEERLFLNFERLVDRGTTLTFKPVWQERKDTLQCCYIDNRAGLWVTLQLCQNLENGIIVFSCYEEHGGGTVGFLAHFIQKHYGIEQALICDITWATEGVQLGKGVAISLRDRYIPRRRYLDKILNLAHRSGIPFQLEVEQAGGSDGSEIQRSPVLMDWCFIGAPEQNVHAYNELIHKKDLIAMLEMYKYLMNEL
- a CDS encoding PspC domain-containing protein; the protein is MYLWAVFSVHYGLKTMFEKSKFADKSKDRDLHQLEMTPEMMKQLELETSLFLNELERPTTKEKEPSFLNFTTVLALATAIMGALILFTGLLGSQTYVGITLALTVITGISFLVQVLTVPPPRKKEKYKVLSDGRKVVYNEKTGSYVLESDLAKYKGRPIKFGTSKHNRKIFGLAGGIANYFGLDVGLVRALMVIGIFLTNGLIIPAYIFLSALLNDEKYADDK